Proteins found in one Kineosporia sp. NBRC 101731 genomic segment:
- a CDS encoding ribonuclease J: MKDGALRVVALGGLGEVGRNMAVLEHRGKLLIVDCGVLFPEDHQPGVDLILPDFSYIADRLDDVVAVVLTHGHEDHIGAVPYLLRLKNDLPLIGSQLTLALVEAKLKEHRITPITLAVKEGQTETFGPFECEFVAVNHSIPDALAVAVKTSAGTVLHTGDFKMDQLPLDGRITDLRAFARLGEAGVDLFMPDSTNAEVPGFTISEREITPVLNSVFGAAERRIIVASFASHVHRVQQVLDAAHAHNRRVALVGRSMVRNMGIARDLGYLNVPPGVLIDIKAVGDLPDERVVLMCTGSQGEPMAALSRMANRDHRVEVGVGDTVVLASSLIPGNENSVFRVINGLTRLGAKVVHQGNARVHVSGHASAGELLYCYNIIKPKNVMPVHGEMRHLVANAELAVKTGVPRDRVLVAEDGVVVDLIDGKATVVGKVECGMVYVDGSTVGEITEADLKDRRILGEEGFISIIVVVDPTSGKVVAGPEIHARGFAETEAVFDKVRPRIVDALRDAANNGTNTDTHQLQQIVRRVVGRWVNESYRRRPMIIPLVIEA; the protein is encoded by the coding sequence ATGAAAGACGGCGCACTGCGCGTCGTCGCTCTGGGCGGTCTGGGTGAGGTCGGCCGCAACATGGCCGTCCTGGAACACCGGGGCAAGCTCCTGATCGTCGACTGCGGAGTCCTCTTCCCCGAGGACCACCAGCCCGGCGTCGACCTGATCCTGCCCGACTTCTCCTATATCGCCGATCGCCTCGACGACGTGGTCGCCGTGGTGCTCACGCACGGCCACGAAGACCACATCGGCGCCGTGCCGTACCTGCTGCGCCTGAAGAACGACCTGCCGCTGATCGGTTCCCAGCTCACCCTGGCCCTGGTCGAGGCGAAGCTGAAGGAACACCGCATCACCCCGATCACGCTCGCCGTGAAGGAGGGGCAGACCGAGACCTTCGGTCCGTTCGAGTGCGAGTTCGTCGCGGTCAACCACTCGATCCCGGACGCGCTCGCGGTCGCCGTCAAGACCAGCGCCGGCACCGTGCTGCACACCGGTGACTTCAAGATGGACCAGCTGCCGCTGGACGGCCGGATCACCGACCTGCGCGCCTTCGCCCGGCTGGGCGAGGCGGGCGTCGACCTGTTCATGCCGGACAGCACCAACGCCGAGGTGCCGGGCTTCACGATCTCCGAACGGGAGATCACGCCGGTCCTGAACTCGGTGTTCGGCGCGGCCGAGCGCCGCATCATCGTGGCCTCGTTCGCCTCGCACGTGCACCGGGTGCAGCAGGTGCTCGACGCCGCGCACGCGCACAACCGCCGGGTGGCCCTGGTCGGCCGTTCCATGGTGCGCAACATGGGCATCGCCCGTGACCTGGGCTACCTGAACGTGCCGCCGGGTGTCCTGATCGACATCAAGGCCGTGGGCGACCTGCCCGACGAGCGCGTCGTGCTGATGTGCACGGGCTCGCAGGGTGAGCCGATGGCCGCGCTGTCCCGGATGGCCAACCGCGACCACCGCGTCGAGGTGGGGGTGGGCGACACCGTGGTGCTCGCCTCGTCCCTCATTCCCGGCAACGAGAACTCGGTCTTCCGCGTGATCAACGGGCTGACCCGCCTGGGTGCGAAGGTCGTGCACCAGGGCAACGCCCGCGTGCACGTCTCCGGTCACGCCAGCGCCGGTGAGCTCCTGTACTGCTACAACATCATCAAGCCGAAGAACGTCATGCCGGTCCATGGCGAGATGCGGCACCTGGTGGCGAACGCGGAGCTGGCCGTCAAGACCGGCGTCCCGCGCGACCGCGTACTGGTGGCGGAGGACGGCGTGGTCGTCGACCTGATCGACGGCAAGGCCACGGTCGTCGGCAAGGTCGAGTGCGGCATGGTCTACGTGGACGGTTCCACCGTCGGCGAGATCACCGAGGCCGATCTGAAAGACCGCCGCATCCTCGGTGAGGAGGGTTTCATCTCCATCATCGTGGTGGTCGACCCGACCAGCGGCAAGGTGGTGGCCGGGCCGGAGATCCACGCCCGGGGCTTCGCCGAGACCGAGGCCGTGTTCGACAAGGTCCGTCCCCGCATCGTCGACGCCCTGCGCGACGCGGCGAACAACGGCACCAACACCGACACACACCAGCTCCAGCAGATCGTGCGCCGCGTCGTCGGCCGGTGGGTGAACGAGTCCTACCGCCGTCGTCCGATGATCATCCCCCTGGTGATCGAGGCCTGA
- a CDS encoding carbohydrate kinase family protein: protein MLCAGGAVVDLKIRFTAPSVVGTSNPGTGVTSLGGVARNVAENLAVLGVPVSLLSAVGDDAPGAVLLDLSRERGIGTEHVAVLAGRTTAQYVALLEPGGDLTIGAAAMDVLDGITVGHLRSAWPSTKDAWVFCDGNLSSAVIAEALGGDLPVVFDAVSTHKVIRLPRDLTGLTLLSCNRDEARAWLAHHGFPADDDDPGLARRLLEAGAQSVLLTRGADGVVVAGDGVMAQLPAVPATPIDVTGAGDAMVAGTLAALVEGLDLVGAAHRGAERAARTVESEFSVLPHP from the coding sequence GTGCTGTGCGCCGGCGGCGCGGTGGTGGATCTCAAGATCCGTTTCACCGCGCCGTCCGTCGTCGGCACGTCCAACCCGGGCACCGGGGTCACCTCGCTGGGTGGGGTGGCCCGCAACGTCGCGGAGAACCTGGCGGTGCTGGGTGTTCCCGTGAGCCTGCTGTCAGCCGTCGGTGACGACGCGCCGGGCGCAGTGCTGCTCGATCTGTCCCGCGAGCGCGGCATCGGTACCGAGCACGTCGCCGTGCTGGCGGGCCGGACGACCGCGCAGTACGTGGCCCTGCTGGAACCCGGCGGTGACCTGACCATCGGCGCCGCCGCGATGGACGTGCTCGACGGCATCACGGTCGGGCACCTGCGCTCCGCGTGGCCCTCGACGAAAGACGCGTGGGTCTTCTGCGACGGGAACCTCAGTTCCGCGGTGATCGCCGAGGCCCTGGGTGGCGATCTGCCCGTGGTCTTCGACGCCGTCTCGACCCACAAGGTGATCCGGCTCCCGCGTGACCTGACCGGCCTGACCCTACTCAGCTGCAACCGCGACGAGGCCCGGGCCTGGCTGGCGCACCACGGCTTCCCCGCCGATGACGACGATCCCGGGCTGGCCCGCCGCCTGCTCGAGGCGGGAGCACAGTCGGTGCTGCTCACCCGGGGTGCCGACGGCGTGGTCGTGGCCGGTGACGGGGTGATGGCCCAGCTCCCCGCTGTCCCCGCCACCCCGATCGACGTGACCGGCGCCGGCGACGCGATGGTGGCGGGCACCCTGGCCGCCCTGGTCGAGGGCCTCGACCTGGTGGGAGCGGCCCACCGAGGTGCTGAGCGCGCGGCGAGGACGGTCGAGAGCGAGTTCAGTGTGCTCCCGCACCCCTGA